From Candidatus Paceibacterota bacterium:
CCTTTGGATTCGCAAAAGCGCTCGAAACGCTTCACGTTTTCAGGCTGCCAAGCATGCTGGTCGGCACAATGCCGCATCAGCGTCTCAAAATTTAAGGGTCCCATAGTGCCCTCCGTTCTAGTGGTGAAGGTTTGACCTTCGGTTGTCTCTGGGCTAATCATAATCACTATTGACTTTTTGTCAAATAGCTTTTTTTCTCCGAAGGGCCGCTTTCACAAACTCCGTAAAAAGTGGGTGCGGAGCCAGCGGTCGAGCCCGAAGCTCGGGATGAAATTGGGTGCCGAGGAAAAATGGATGCTGCCCAGCTGCTCCTGTACCTTTTTTTTGCGGCAGCTCCGCAATCTCCATCAATTTTCCATCTGGTGAGGTGGCTGAAAAAACCAGACCGGCTTGCTCGAGGTCTTTAACATATTCTGGATTGACCTCATAGCGATGACGATGACGTTCATTGATCGTCTTGGCTCCATACGCCGCTTGGGCAATAGTGCCTTTTTTTAAATGCGCAACATACGAGCCGAGACGCATAGAGGCGCCGTATTTTCCTTCAGCCAATTTTTTCTTTTGATCGGGCATAATGTCAATGACTAGGTGCTTGGCCGCTGGATTGATCTCGGCAGTGTTGGCATCCTTCCAGCCCAAAACATTGCGGGCGTATTCAATGACTAAGAGCTGCATACCGTAGCAGAGTCCAAAGTATGGCACTCCATGAGTCCGCGCAAACTCTATCACTTTGAGCTTGCCCTCGATCCCCGACTCGCCAAAGCCGCCCGGCACCAGGATGCCATCATATTTTTTCAGCCCGACAATGCGCTCTTTGCTGATTTTTTCGCTGACCCCTTTTTTAACTCCTTTTTCTCCAGTCGTCTCAAAATCCTTGGCATTGACCCACGCTAGATTGGCTTTGACGCCCACACTGTACGCCGAAAATTTGATCGCCTCAATCACAGAAAGGTAGGCGTCCGACAACACAAAATCCCCGCTATCAAAATATTTGCCCACCACAGCAATGTTCACCTCTCGTGGCTTGCCATCTTTCCCTACAGTTTTGCTATTTTTCACTTTTTTAACCTTGTTGACAAAAGTTTTCCACGGCGACATGTCAATATGCCCATTCGAAAGGCCGAGAGCCTTGACGAGCATTTCACCAAGCTTATCTTTTTCAAAATTTAAAGGGACATCATAGATGCTGTCGATATCCGGAGCAGAAATGACATTTTCGATCGGCACGTTGCACGAAATAGCGATCTTGTCCTTGCGTTTTTTGTCCAAGGGCACTTCGCTGCGAGCAATAATAAAGTCCGTTTGGACGCCATAGGAGTTGAGCTGGCGGATGGCATTTTGAGTTGGTTTGGATTTCATTTCGCCAAGCTTGGAAGGGATCGGCAAAAAAGAAACCATAATAAAAATAACGTCGTGAGGATTTTTGACTTTGAGCACTCGCGCGGCTTCGATAAACATAATATTTTGGTAGTCGCCCACCGTACCGCCGATTTCGATGATGGAGATTTCTGATTTGTTTTTACGCGCTGCGTCTTCATAGCGATGAATGATCTCATCTCGGATCGTGTCAGCGTCGATGCACCTGCCTCCAAAGCCGAGCGCGCGCTCTTTGTCGATGACATACTTGTAGACCATGCCACTTGTCATATAATCAGCTTCAGTGAGGTCACGATTGAGAAAACGCTCATAGTTGCCCATATCCTGATCCGTTTCGAGTCCGCTATTTAAAACAAAAACCTCACCGTGTTCGGTGGGGTTCATAGTGCCGGCGTCTACGTTTAGATAAGGGTCGACTTTGGCGATGTTGACATTAAATCCTTTCGCCTGAAGGATAGTGCCGAGCGATGAAGTGGTGATGCCTTTCCCTACTCCCGACATCACTCCTCCGATAACAAAAATATATTTATGAGAAGTGAGAGATTTTTTATTTTTTTTAGGCATGTGTTTCCTTTTATTCTACCCAATTTTCCTCTTTTAGGCGATGTTGACTTTTTATGTGAAGGGTGGCAGTATAGTGTCCAGATTTGAAAAATTATGTCGAGAACATCAAGTGTTTTTATTGTCGAGTATTCACCCGAAAATCAGGTCAAAGTCATCGAATCCCTCGAAAGGGCCGGCCTGACGGTGCCTGCCTTTACACAGAGCACAATCGGCGAGAACGAGATCAAAGTGTATCTCTCGGACAGAAACCCCGAACAAAGGCGCCAAGTGGAAGCCGACCTCAAAAATAAGCAGGTAATCATCGGCGTCGTCAAAGGTGTCGATTGTATTAGCTTGATGGAAAGGGTCTTTGACCGGCATCATCGCGCTCGAGGCTATTTTCCTTCAACCCAGGAGGCCTCACGTACCGCTGTTGAGCTTTTCACCCTCATCAATCCTCACGTTGCAACTCTGCCAGCCGTGCAGAAAAAAGATGCCAAATTGCACGTCGGCTGCAGTTGCGCCATGTAAGGCACCCTCCCCCACTAATCGCTCGCCACACATCAGGACCCCCATCCTGCTGTGCTGGCGAGCGGTTTTTATTTTAAAATCTCTACAGATTGGTAATATTCAGGAGGCGTAACATTCCTGGTTGGTATGTCTCTTTTTCTCAATATGTAATATAAGACATGAAAATTATGCCTTATATTACATATTGAGAAAAAGGGTATCCTAGTTCCAAAATTTTCAGCCCGAAAAACTATATCTTTAAATACCGCTTCACCGCTAGATAACTCGACGCCCCTCCCAACACCAACCCTGTTACCAAAATAATCAAAAAGATTTGGGCGAAATTGGCCACATAGTAATTGAACATATTGAGACCTGTCAAAACTGAGAGACCGTAGCCGGATGTGCCGACCCAATACGAGATAGGATAAAAAATAGCCAGCGTAATAATGGTCCCTATAAATCCATACATCAGACCAACCACCACAAATGGCCCGCGAATAAAAGTATTAGAGGCTCCGACAAGCCGCATCACCGCAATCTCCTCCCGAGAACTGTAAATGGAAAGACGGATTGTGTTGAAAGAAATGAGCAGGGCAATCAAGATATAAAAGATGGCGCGGAAAAGGCCAAACTGATGCGTCGCATTGATCACTTTGGAAAGATTGTCGATAGCCACTTTGTTTTGATTGTAATTTATCTTATCAATGATGCTTGAAGTGCCACTGTTGGCGCTGAGATCGCTCTTGCTTTGCAAAAATTGCGCCAGACCCTCGTATTGAGAAGGCTCTTTGGTTTTAATATTCAAAACGGCTCCGAGCGGATTGCCTGACAATTCATCCAGAGCCTGGAGAGTGAGCTGATCGTTTTGATGTCGAGTGCGAAAATCAGACAAGGCCTGCTCGCTTGAAATATATTGCACAGACTGGACTTCTGGC
This genomic window contains:
- a CDS encoding permease-like cell division protein FtsX, encoding MFWTKIKRVLKAGSISFWRNGSVSLASVLIMTVTLSVVTSLLLENAMMNSILSGLKDKVDVNVYFTTTANESDILDLQKEIQALPEVQSVQYISSEQALSDFRTRHQNDQLTLQALDELSGNPLGAVLNIKTKEPSQYEGLAQFLQSKSDLSANSGTSSIIDKINYNQNKVAIDNLSKVINATHQFGLFRAIFYILIALLISFNTIRLSIYSSREEIAVMRLVGASNTFIRGPFVVVGLMYGFIGTIITLAIFYPISYWVGTSGYGLSVLTGLNMFNYYVANFAQIFLIILVTGLVLGGASSYLAVKRYLKI
- a CDS encoding CTP synthase, which produces MPKKNKKSLTSHKYIFVIGGVMSGVGKGITTSSLGTILQAKGFNVNIAKVDPYLNVDAGTMNPTEHGEVFVLNSGLETDQDMGNYERFLNRDLTEADYMTSGMVYKYVIDKERALGFGGRCIDADTIRDEIIHRYEDAARKNKSEISIIEIGGTVGDYQNIMFIEAARVLKVKNPHDVIFIMVSFLPIPSKLGEMKSKPTQNAIRQLNSYGVQTDFIIARSEVPLDKKRKDKIAISCNVPIENVISAPDIDSIYDVPLNFEKDKLGEMLVKALGLSNGHIDMSPWKTFVNKVKKVKNSKTVGKDGKPREVNIAVVGKYFDSGDFVLSDAYLSVIEAIKFSAYSVGVKANLAWVNAKDFETTGEKGVKKGVSEKISKERIVGLKKYDGILVPGGFGESGIEGKLKVIEFARTHGVPYFGLCYGMQLLVIEYARNVLGWKDANTAEINPAAKHLVIDIMPDQKKKLAEGKYGASMRLGSYVAHLKKGTIAQAAYGAKTINERHRHRYEVNPEYVKDLEQAGLVFSATSPDGKLMEIAELPQKKGTGAAGQHPFFLGTQFHPELRARPLAPHPLFTEFVKAALRRKKAI